AGTTACATCACCATCGCAACAACCATAAACGAGGAACAAAGATGATGTCCAAAACTACCGAATTAACCTCAACCCAATTTAATCCCTTTTGGGATTTAGCAACCTCTCTCAGCTTTGGTGGCGGTGGCGGTGGCGGTAGATCGTCAGGAGGTGGCGGAGGCAGCTCCAGTAGTAGTGGTGGTGGCTTTTGGTCGAATGCTTTCGGGGGCGGTGCGAATACTGGCAACGAGGGGAACGAAGGCAATGAGGGTGACGAGAATAATGAGGGAAATGAGGGCAACGAAGGGGACGAAGGGAATGAAGGCAATTTCTTTCGTGACATCGGTAGCGGTATAAGCAACATCGCCGGGAATGTCGGTGGAGCCATCGATCGTGCCGCTGGATTTATAGGAGATCACAATGGCAATGAAGGAAACGAAGGGAATGATTATACGCCTCCAAGCAATACCGACAGTCGGGGTGTTGTAGCTGGGAAAGCGAATGTTGTTGTTTCCGAATACAAATTGCCAGGTGGAACCACACACCTAACTGTTTCGTTTTATGACAGTAATGGCCGATTGGTTGATGAAATGAATGGGCTAGCAACCAGTGCAAATGGAGTCCCTAAAGCTATTGGAATGCCGTGGGATACCTCAGACACGATTGATTTCTATTCTTCCACTCAAAATTCTTACCCCAATGGTCAGCCCGTAGCCTTAGGTGTTGAGTATAACGGTAAATATTCAGCCCATAACAATGCTTGGAGCGGTTCAGACGCACAAATGCAACAGATGCGCGCGCAAGCGCTATCTGCTGGGGAGCAAATCAACGCAAAAAATCTCGATTATCAGTTGCTAGACCAAAACAGTAATTCCGTCGCGAATACTCTGATGAACAGCATGGGGCTTGACATGCCTCAAGCAAATCGCATTGCGCCAGGTGCAGGAAATGACTTAATTAATCCTGCAAGATCGAATGCTGTTTCGTCGGCTAATGATGGCAACGAAGGTAACGAAGGTAACGAAGGCGACGAGGGAGACGAAGGGAACGAAGGAGACGAAGGAGACGAAGGAAACGAAGGCAACGAGGGAGACGAAGGCAACGAGGGGAACGAAGGCAACGAGGGAGACGAAGGCAACGAGGGGAACGAAGGCAACGAGGGAGACGAAGGCAACGAGGGGAACGAAGGCAACGAGGGAGACGAAGGCAACGAGGGGAACGAAGGCAACGAGGGAGACGAGGGGAACGAAGGGAACGAGGGCAACGAGGGAGACGAGGGGAACGAAGGGAACGAGGGCAACGAAGGTAACGAGGGCAACGAAGGTAACGAGGGGAACGAAGGGAACGAAGGCAACGAAGGCAACGAAGGCAACGAGGGCAACGAAGGGAACGAGGGCGGAGGCCGCTCGGGTCGCGGCGGAAAGCCCGTTGTGGTTGACCTTGATGGTGACGGAGTTGAGATTGATGAACTTGGCAAAAGCACGGCAAAGTTTGACTTCGACAATGACGGCTACCGCGAAAAAACCGCTTGGATTGGCAAGGACGACGGCCTTTTGGTCTTCGATGTGGGCAATGATGGCAAGGTCACCGAGGCCAAGGAAATCGCCTTTGCCTACCTTACCGAAGACGAGGACGACACCGACCTAGAAGCCCTGCGCGAAGTCTTTGATACCAACGGCGATGACCTGCTGAATGCGCTGGATGATGACTGGGCGCAGTTCAAAATCTGGAAAGACAGCAACCAGAACGGTATTTCCGAAGACGGCGAATTGATGAGCCTTGAGGAACTTGGCATCACCGAAATAGGTCTAATCACCCGTGAAGGCAGCTCAGAAGTGCTTGCTGATGGTACGGTCAATCACGGCCTGATCGATGTGACCATGAAAGATGGCTCAGTCGTAGATGGCGGGGATATCGCTTTTGCCTTTGATCAAAATGGCGAGCGCGAGGGTGTCGATGAAAACGGCAATACGGTGATCGAATATGAAGCGGGCGCATCCACTGACACCACAGGTGTGGTGAGCTTTAGCTTCGGGGATCAAACCCAGCTTATCCACCATCTGCACATGATGGGCTTTATGGATAACGCCCTTTCGGTTATGGAGCTAGCCGAACAAGAGGGTGACAATGTTGTCTTTAAGCAAGACGGGGTAACATTGGTCGCAGTGGAAGACACAACCATCGCTGCCTTAGCCGACGCCATGGTCGCCGACATTCAAGTGCCTGAGCCTTTAGCAGCAAGCGAGGCCACCGAGAATAGTGATCCTTCTTCCGATACGGCCGAAGATGAGCTGCTGTTTGAAGATACATATGACACTGACGAAGCCATGGCCGATGAGGAAATGCTTGATGAAAACGCGGCGCTCGTCGATAACGATCCGCTGATCGCTTATGATGGTGATACGTTCGAGTTTGATGAAGACGCAGAAGGTGATGCGCCTGACGACCACACCGCAGCAGCCTTGACCGCGCAAGCGATTGCAGAAGCAGATCAGGAAACTGTTGTCGTCGCGGCTGCTACAGTGGTTCCATCAGCTTCTCTTGAAACAGAAGAACCAACCGAAATAATCAATGAGGATGGAGCGTAATCCTAACTATAGAAAACTACTGACGCACTGAATTATATGAGTGCGTCAGTATGAATTCAGCAGTTGGCTTGTGCATCCAAACTACCATGGACAGCCAATAAATTAATCTATGTTATTGGATTTATTCATGTTTTCACTTGGCTCCGAAGTTGCGCTAGATTGGCTAGCAGCCACTGTGATTTTCTGGATTTTTTTTGGCCTTTTAAAGATGGGTGTTGCAGTCTCTAAGATGACAATTGACAAGCAGGGCAAATTTCAGATGATCTCTCGAATAGTAATCCCGTTCCGCGTGAAGTATTCTAATCACCGCATTGATCAAGCTTTATATGAAAAACTTTTGACGCTACTTTCCTATCCAGTTGCTGCACTTGGCATATTCACGTTTATTGGCTTTTTGTTGTCTGCGATATAACGCTTTTTGAAAATAGAACTTTTCACCTGTTCGATTTTTACCCCTCTCTGAACGCTCGATAGAAGTAATCCGCAAGCGGCTTGGTCAAATAGCTGAGCGGTGACCTTTCAGCGGTGCGGATATAAGCATCGACCGGCATTCCAGGAACAAGAGATTGGTCCCCTAGTTTGGAAAGTTCTGTTTTTATTGGCGAGATTTCGACTTCGTAGTAGGCTTTCCCGGTAGCTTCATCGAGGAAACTATCGGCAGAAATCGTATTTAAAACACCAAATATTTCAGGCGTAAAGCGTTGATCCAAAGCGGTGAATCGTAAGGAAACTTCCTGACCAACAACTATCTGATCTACGTCCGGTGCGGGAACTTTGGCTGAAACCACGAGAGCTTGATCTTGGGGTACAATGAACATGATTGCTTTGGCTTTTTCGACCACTGATTGCAGAGCAAATACTTGTGAGCCAAAGACAATTCCTGCGACTGGAGCCGTGACTTCCATGCGCGACAATTTTCGCAGTGCAACACCCTGCTTTTCAAAAAGCTCTGAGCGAACAGTTTCAAGATCCCGTATCTCGGTTATAGCTTTTTCCCTAATGGTTGTTTTGAGTCGAATTTTGCCAAGCTCTAACGCAGCAATCGCACTCATATGCTGACCGCGTAGAGACACCAAACGTCCACGTTCCCCTTGCAAGCGCGCACGATTACGTTGTTGTTCGAGGAGCTTGGAGCGAATAACCAAACCCTGTCCCTCAAGTTTTTCGTTGGCAGATATCTCTTGATCCAGCAAATCAATCTGAATGTGTAGAGCATCTATTTGCGCATCGACACCGCTAACCTGCTCTAGAGTTTGAGTGATTTGCTCTTTTAGTTGCGCCAACTCATTTTCATACGAGGCTCGGTGAGCTAAAAATAAGCGGTACTGGCCAGATATTAATTCCTCAGAAGGAACATGCATCAAGCCATTAAGGTTAACTGTGAAGTCTGCTACTCCATCACGTTCCGCTCTGAGCCGTGCTATCCGGGCTGACTTTTCAACGATCTGTTGCTCAATAATCGCAAGTTCTGAACGTATGTCAGTGTCGTCAAGTCGTAGCAAAGTCTGGCCGGCTTCAACGCGATCACCATTGCGAGCGTAGATGAATCCGACAATTCCACCATCCGCATGCTGAACAACTTGCCGGTTGTTTTCTACTTTGATAAGCCCCGTGGCGATAACAGCCCCGGCAATCTTTGTTTGCGTTCCCCAGACACCAAGTAGACCAATCAGCATAATAAGTGCGACAAAACCAGTGAGGAAAGCAAACCGCCCCCTCCAGCGGTGGGAGTAGCCGCCACTCATCAAAAAGCTTCCTTTTGATTTTCAGCTTGATGAATTTGCGGTACATTTTTCACTAGCCGCTGTAAGACTTCATTGCGTGGACCATGGGCGCGGATCAGGCCCTGCTTTAAAACGACAAGAGTATCACATTGTGAGATTGCCATTGGGCGATGCGTCATGACAATCACGGCCTTATTCTCAGCTTTCATGTCTATGATAGCTTTATTCAATGCTTCAGAGCCTTCGGAGTCCAACGCCGAGTTCGGTTCATCAAGGATCAGCAACGATGGATTGCCATAGAAGGCCCGCGCTAGAGCAATCCGTTGCCGCTGACCTCCCGAAAGCATACCATCGCCACCATCAAGCAGCGTGTTATAGCCTTGCGGTAAAGAAGTAATAAGGTCATGTGCATGTGCTTTTTGCGCTGCTTCCTCCACGGCTGAATCATCGGGTTTGTCACTCATACGTGCAATGTTTTCCGCAATAGTGCCCTGAAAAAGAGTTATATTTTGGGGTAAGTAGCCAATGAGCTTACCAAGCGTAACCTGATCGTATTGTTCAATTGTAGCACCGCCAAAGCGGATTTCTCCAAGTGTAGTTGGCCATAGACCCGTAATGGCACGGGCCATAGTCGACTTGCCTGAACCTGAATTTCCAATTAACCCCAGTGCCTCACCGGGCGCAACCTCAAACGAAATTTGTTGTAGCGTAGCCACGTCTCCAGCTGGCGGTATGACTGTTACTCCAACTACAGATAAATGTGCTTTGGGGCGGGTAAGACCGTGCTTTTCTTTGGTTACTGGGACTTCTGTAAGCAAGGTTGAAAGGGATTGCCAACTGTCAATAGCTCGCTGAAATTGTGACCAGCCTGAAAGTGTTTGCTCAATAGGCTGCAACGCACGCCCTAATAAGATCGATCCAGCAATAATCGCCCCACCTGTCAAATCGCCTTTGAGTACGAGATAAGCTCCAAAAGCCAACATAGCCGACTGCAAAAATAGGCGGAAGGACTTTGACAGAGTCGAAAAAGCTCCACCAAGGTCGTTTGAGCGCATTGAGTGATCGAGGGCATTCCGCCGATAGGATACCCAGCGTTTCAGAACATCAGGCAACATACCCTGAGACAGGATGAGTTCAGACGATTTTTGCGATTGCGTGCTGAAGCTGTGGGCTTGCGTTGAAGTCTGCGCCGCTTCTTTGGTTTTACGCCGCGTGCTCCATTGATTTATAAGCGTAACAGTTAGGAGAATAGCCCCACCAGCTACCCCAAGCCAACCCAGACTGGGGTGGAAGATAAAAATTGCAGCAAAGAAGATCGGTGACCATGGGATATCGCATAGCGCAAGAATAACCGACGAAGAAAAGAATGATTGCAGACTCTCTATGTCACGCAGTTCATTGCCTAAAGGCTTTTGCGGGTCGGCATTAATGCTGCGTGAAATGACTGCACTAAAAACCCGCCCATCCATAGATTCTTGAAACCGTGCTCCAAATCTTGCCATCAACCTGCCGCGGGCAAAATCCAAAAGAGCCATCAATGCATAAAGCCCGCCGACCAGTAAAAAAAGCGCAACCAGCGTTTCTTCCGATCCAGAGCCAAGCACCCGGTCATAGATTTGCAGCATAAAAAGAGGGCCAGTTAGCATTAACAGATTCACAAAAATGCTAAACCCAAACACTGCCGCAAGAAAATGGAGGCTAGCATTGCGAGCTTCGCGTAACTCCCTGTTTCCTGCCTTGTTATCGTTTCGAAGTGCTTTCATTCTGGATCAACAACATTCTTCAGAGCCAATTCGATAAAACACGGTTTGTTTTTCAAGTGCAGATACTCAAAAAAGGCTAAACTGTTTGGCATAATCTCCTTCTTCCTTACGTCAATAATTTGCGGCAACCGCTCAGGGTGCGCAAGCACTGCCCAAGCAAAGAGCGCAGATTCAGTCTTGTTTTTTCCGTTAGATTGGTTGGTTGCATAGTCTGTCATTAAGGCACCATCCGCCCATTTTACCTTACGCCATATCCGACTGCATGGATAACCCAATTCCAGTGTAGTATGGACAGTCTATGAAAAACTGTTTCTTCCAGTTCTTCATTACGAACTCGAGCATGGATGTTCTCCAAGTAATGAATAAACAAATGTAAATCCGTCTTGCCAAAAGCTGTAACATCCTCTTTGTGATTCACCAAATAGCCATACCAAAACGGCATGATACTCGGCGGGTTACCAAGAGGTCCAGCGACCGGTTCTATCGATCTTCGAACTGCAGCTTTAGATCCACGATCAGAATGTGCCCAAATCCTTACTGAAGTGTTACCTACGTCATTGTCAACATAGTTGAAGGTCCTATCTTCAAAAAACGCCCTATCCCGTTTGTCCGCCGTATCTGCCAGTACGGACCCCATATAAACGATACATGAGAACGCTCTTGGGTCATTTGAGCATATGAATGCCAGATCGTTTGAAACTACTAAATCGTAAAAGAGGGTCTCTCCCAAATTCGATTGAGGTAATGCTAGTGAACCGTTTAATAATATTGCACGAGAAATCATCAAGAGCCTTATTCAAAACAACTATAAAAAATACACGCTTTGATTGTTTCTTAAGCTAAAAATTCAACAAAAGCAAATTTTTTTATGTTATTTCAATCTAGAATACATAAAATAATCCCCACACAAAACCTCTGAAAATTAAGCCAAAATTCTCAATACCAAAGCTGACCACTCAGCCAAAGTATTGCCATCCAGCCTGCTTAGCATGCAGCAAAACCCGTTCAATGCCGGGCTTTTCCATCATCGCCCTTTCCTCAACTTCTAAGATTTCATAGAGGTTTATAAGCTCATCACAAAAGCCCTGCCCTGCTATTATTTGTGTCACGACATTAAGGGCTTGTTGCAGCTTGCAAGGCTTCGCAGATTTCCCGCATCTACCGCACTTTGGTTGGCGCAGTTTGGGCTGCCTGACGTTAGGAGTCAAAACACCATCGTGTAGCCCCTCCCATCAAGTGCAATATGCTCGGGATTTTTTAAAGATATGATGCAAGCGCCAGTATTATTCTTCTCGGAGTTGATCATTTTTGGTGGAAGTTTCATAACAACAACCCCAATAAAAAGTTCAAGTGAATTAAAATTGAAATTGGATATCCGCAGCGCGGTGCGAATATACCCACGTAAGAAAAGCCTAGAAAGAACCTAACTCCTCAAATCATCGTAATGGATGCAGGGGCTGCAATGCGTCGATGTTTGATTTTATCTGTATCACATGGCGGCCCCCTTAAAACGCAGAACGCCGGGCGATCAACCCGGCGCAATTTTTGCAATCTTATGTACCAAAGGACGTAAAGAAATTTTTATGTCAAGAAATATCTGATAGGTTTTTGGGCGCGCGGGCGATCACCGCGGCCACCGCATCCGCGATCGCGTTCAGCCCGGCTTTAAAATCGCTTTTGCGCGCATTGCTCTGCCCAAAGCCGGCGCGGTTGATAATTTCGGTTTGTGTTGCGCCGTTTAAAACCACCGCGCGCCAGATCTCCAAGCCGCAACGCTTGACCGGGGCGCGGCCGCCGAAAACCAGCGGCTTGGCCTTGGCCGCCGCATCCATCCGGCGCAAGAAATGGGTTTGATCAACAAAACCCGATTGTCGGCCCTCACGCGGGCCAGCGCCGCCGCCGCCGGTCGCGGCAAACAGATCCGCCGGGCCGCGCGCACCGCCAGCCGCCACCGCTTCAGCCACCGCTTGATAGACCTCTATGGCGCCTCACCGCGCCGGTGATAGAGGATGCTCAACAGCCAAAGATCGGCGGCGCTTGAACGGTGTAGTTTAGCGGCCATTTCGGCCGATGCGGATTAACTCAAAGTGATGCGGTGCTTTTTGCATTTAATAATCCTTTTTCTATGCCTGGGGAGTTTGGGGATGTTGGGGAGGGGTGCCAGCTACTTATAAATAAAACACCTTTAAACACATAATTTCTTTTTATGCCTATATATACCCTCCCCATACTCCCCATAATATATAAGGGGTATAACCCCTTATATATAAACGATTTATCAAAATTTCACCCTCCCCCAAACCCCTAAAAAGTGTCCCCAAAGTGTCCCCAAAGCATCCCCAAAAATTCGTTTTTTTCTTTAAAATCAAAGCATGGCCGCACGCGGCCATTCCTTTTAATCTTTCTGGACTCCCCAAACTCCCCCGGTTCGGGGTCTTTATAGGGGCGCGGGGATAGCGTTGCCGGGGCATCAGGACGCCCCGCCCGGCGGGGTTTCGGTGAGATATCGGGTCGTAGCTTCATCCTCGCGCAGCTTGAATCCGGCAAAAACCATGTAGCCATGTGACTTGATTTTTGGAAAACCCTTTTCGACCACCGTATCGCGCAGCGCTGCATCCGAATAAATCCGCGCGCCATTATCGCGCGCCCAATTTTTAAAACAGCGGAAAAAATCAGCGGTGCGGTTGGGGTCATTTGTTTGAGAGGCTTTAGCGTTAAAAATTCACACCAAAACTAGAGCGCGATTTTCATTAATGCGCCATAGCGTCCCAAAAGACCTCCTCCTTGGCCGTAGTTTGGGCGGTGGTATTTATGGCCCAAAATATCCGCACGTATCCGATCATCAACCCCTGCGGCCAAAAGCTCATCCTCAACGTAATGGCGCAGTGAATATGCCGTATGAGACAGCGTTTCCTTGAGCCCGTTATTGAGTAGATATTTGTTGGTCACAGCGGACCACCCGCCAGCTTTACCTGCATATCTTTGGACCCCGCCACGCCCCATAATACGCTGCGCCGCTTCCAACGAAACCCCCAACAAAGGAATATCACGGCGCGTGTGTTTGACCTTTAGCTCACGGCCATGTGGCGCGATACGCAAAAACGGGATGTCTTCTTGAAGGTAAAAATCGGTAAGTGGTGCATCGGTTACTTCGCTCGGCCGTATCCCGGTATTGACCATCATCAGAAATATGTCCCGCGCCTCTGCATTAAGCTGGTCAAAGATGTGAGGAGCCAGCAAGCGCTCTGCCACCCATTGGCGGCTGAACGGCGGCCGGGTGGTTTCGCTTTCATTGGCCAAAGCCATTTTGGCAAACGGGTTTGGCAAATCATGCGAAGTAAGAGTGGTCCAAGTGTTCCAAATTTCTGCTAAATGCGTAAAATCTTTATTTGCTGAACCGGGCGCCATGCCATTGGCCACGCGATCAAACCACCAAGCGCGAAACTTCAAAGCATCAGCGCGGCTTATTTCATCAACGGGCCGTGCAGAACCGGGCCCCATGACCGTTAGGAAATTTTTCACTGCCCTTTGACGCGGCAACGCCCAGCGATGCCTTTGCCCGTCTGATTTCTTCAAATGCCTATGGCGTGTCAGATCGATATATTCTTTCAGAACCCCTGCAAGATCCGGTAAAACCACTCCAGAAAGACCCAAAACGGCATCCAGAACAACAGGCTTATCAATCGCATTCTCTAGGCTAATGAGCCGTTCAGCCAGATCATCAATGGGACCTGTGAGCAGCTCAGAGAATGGCTTATATGGAAATCCCCGCGATTGCGCCAGCTTTTGCGCCACCAGAAAATGTTGCCGAGCCGATCCCGGATCACTGCTGGCCAGTGCCTCCCACTCGGCAAGCTTTGCTGCCTCGATTATCGCTGATTTTTGTAATGCGACTGTTTTGCTATCAGTGTTGAGCGCCACACGCAGCTGCTGTACCGGCCGCCCAGACACGCCAAGCACCACGCGCCTAAATCGCTTTGGCACCCGCTTGACCCAGTAATAGCGGCCCCTGTCCAAATGAACCCCCACCCGCTCAAAACCAGCTTTGATAAAAAGGCCACCTTAAATGCGTGCGTAAACCCATAACATCTCTTCCATTCTACGGGACCAACGCCAAATCAACATGCGCCCGCAGTCACAAGAGAGGGACTAAATTGGTTAATAAATTGTGAAAATGTTGAGGGATTTGTTGAGGGATTTAGGCAGATATTTTAACACAGCCTCACCGCCAAAACCCATAAGACACTGATAGTTCACGGTTTAATCAGAAATAATTACAATATACGTGCTTGATAGTGGCGCACCCGAGAGGATTCGAACCTCTGGCCTCTGCCTTCGGAGGGCAGCGCTCTATCCAGCTGAGCTACGGGTGCCTTTGCGACGCGGTATAGCGGCTAGGCATTCTTGCCGCAACGATTAAATGCGGCGCTCTAACCTAAGAGGTCTTGGGCCAATTGCAAACCATCCACCAAAGCGTCTACCTCTTGTTTAGTATTATAGAAAGCAAATGAAGCGCGGCAGGATGCTGTAATTCCCAAATGATCCATAAGCGGCCCGGCACAATGCTGACCCGCTCTTACTGCTATGCCTTTTTTATCAAGAATTGTTGAAATATCATGCGCATGCGCTGCCCCCGCCATGGTAAACGAGAAAATTGCGCCTCGCTCATTGGCTGGTCCCTGCAGGTTAAGCCAATTCAACGCCTGTAAACGAGATAGTGCATATTTTACTATGCCATCTTCATGTGCTGCAATATTTTGCATACCTAGATTCATCATATAATCAAGCGCAACACCCAAGCCGATCGTTTGGACAATTCCAGGTGTTCCTGCCTCAAACATCATTGGTGGATCATTATAGATCACGTTGTCTTTGTGAACTTCGCGGATCATATCGCCGCCGCCCATAAACGGTCGCATTTCAAGCATCCGATCTTTGCGAATAAAGATCGCACCAGAGCCCGAAGGCCCACAAAGCTTATGGCCTGTGATCGCATAAAAGTCGCAGCCAATGTCTGATATATCTACCGGCATATGTGCCGCGGCCTGCGACCCATCCACCAATACGGGTACACCCCTGCTGGCGGCCGCGGAGCAGATGGATTTCACATCCACTTTGGACCCCAGCACATTCGACATATGGGTGACGGCAATGAGCCGGGTTTTCGGCCCAATAGCATCGATGACCGCTTGCGGATCAAGTGCGCCCCTGTCATCGATATCAACCCATGTTAACTTGATACCATAGCGTTCGCGCAAAAACTGCCAAGGGACGATATTGGCGTGATGCTCCATAACGCTTAAAATAATTTCATCGCCCGGCTGCATCACGTTCATTGCCCAGCCATAGGCAACTGTATTGATCCCCTCGGTTGTTCCCGAGTTTAAAACAATCTCATTTTCATCAAAAACGTTAAGAAATTTCGCGACAATGCCGCGTACTGCTTCATATTTATCCGTTGCCAGATTGCTGAGAAAATGCAGCCCGCGATGCACATTGGCATACTCGTTTGAATAGGCATTAGAGATGGCATCAATCACCACATTTGGCTTTTGGGAGGATGCGCCATTATCAAGATAAACCAATGGTTTATTATTAACCTGCCGGTGCAGAATGGGAAAATCAGCACGGATTTTTTCAACATCAAATACCACTACCCACACCCCCCAGATCGACAAATAATAAAATAATCAAAATCAGTCCAAACATCCCAATTGCACTGCCCAGTAAAGCAACGAGGGAGGATTTAAGCATGTTATCGAATTGATGCACTTCGTCAAAAAATGCAATAAAAATCCAAAGTGACCAGCCAATTGTTCCAAGGAGAACAAATATCGCAAATCCAAATGGTAAAATCAGTGTGAAAGTGAGAACCACCTGCATGCCCAATTTAACTACTTGGAACCATGCGACCAAACCCATCACGGCTTGGAAAGACCCTTGTCCAGAGAACTTTGGCCCGATCCAAGCAATGCCAAGAGAAATAGCAAGATTGGTTACCAGTGTAATTGCAGCAAATTGCCAAGGTGAAAGGAGAGATACAACCAGCCACTGTTGCTCTTGAAAAAGTGTTTCAAAGCCAAAAATCAAAACAGTGTTGGCGCAAACCGTTACCAAAAATAAAGAAAAAACCGCATCATAGGACAGATCAAGCGCCAAAAACTGCTTTGCGGCGGCTTTGGGTTCAACAAAGCTCTGTCGAAACAGCATTTGTATATTGACACTAGATGTCATTCTGGCTGATGTCCTGCAGCCCGAAGACCGGCAATGACAAACCAAATAAAACTTGCCAGCCAGATCACTTCAACAAAGGTTTTCATCGCCGAGGCCCCAATAAATCCACCAATTACCCCAACCACGAGCAGCAAAGGCGCCGTGGCCAGAAAAGCCCAAAATATTGCAGTTCTTGTTTGAGCGCCCGAGCGCTTTGATCCCATAAGATAGCCGATAAACTGAACCAGCCCAGCCAAAATGTAGAACATTAAAGGGGCCAGAAAAATCCAGGCATACAAGGCTCCACCTATCAACATATCAAGAGCTTGCCCTTCAATAAAAGACTGTCGTGCCAATCGGGGCCACTGTGCAATAAAGGCAATAACGCAGCCGCCGGCTAAGAACCCCAACGCCCTATCTTCGCGTGCTCCATTGGCCACAAATTGTGCGACGACGACCTGTGGGCGGTGGTAACTTCTAATAATATTCCCAATCAAAGACATCTTACGTGCGCCGCCTTGCTAGCCAGCCTTCAAGCCATTCGACAACGCACTCTCTGAGCTGTGCATCATCAATTTCATTCACCGCTTCCGCCAGAAAAGACAAAGTGAGCATATCGGTCGCCATTGCCTGCGGAACGCCGCGAGACCGAAGATAAAAGAGTGCATCTTCGTCCACCGCGCCTGATGTAGAGCCGTGTGAACACGCGACATCATCCGCATAAATTTCTAATTCAGGCTTGGCAAGAAACTGGCTATCTTCATCAAGCAGCAGGGATTGACTGATTTGATATCCATCCGTTTTTTGTGCATGCTGTTTGACTAAAATCTTTCCCTGAAAAACGCCGGTCGCTCCATTTCGGAGCACTTTCTTAAAGACCTGGCGACTTTCACATCCCACTGCATCATGGGTCACAAAGACAGTGTCATCATGAACAAAATCACCATCACCAACGCAGGCGCCTGCCACATGGGCAACACCATCATCTCCAAGCAATTCAATAACACATTCATTGCGGGTCAGAGCCCCGTTTGCAGTCAGTGTGAAAGACTTAAAGGTACTTTCCTGCTGTAACCTTGCAAAGTGATGCGTTGCTGCAAGCCGTTGATGATCGCGACCTTGAATCCGGATATGGCGAAAGCTACCTGCCGCACCGATATCTGTTTCCAATACTAAATTACT
The nucleotide sequence above comes from Rhodobacteraceae bacterium Araon29. Encoded proteins:
- a CDS encoding Fe-S cluster assembly protein SufD — translated: MGFAKPSNALVDLWLDRAENPTDQGWSEQQRVNARARVQSMGLPNRRDEYWRYTRPDRLTEAAAPTAALLSSEDQAIFSGFDQIKIVFVDGVFSPEMSDNLEGQELSIELLSQTQALGEHWASDIFGKLETAGQSPVARPLAALNTALADDGVLVHAKGAISKPVHLIYLRQNQTCDVMLHHIVKVDSGASLSLLESGSIGARSNLVLETDIGAAGSFRHIRIQGRDHQRLAATHHFARLQQESTFKSFTLTANGALTRNECVIELLGDDGVAHVAGACVGDGDFVHDDTVFVTHDAVGCESRQVFKKVLRNGATGVFQGKILVKQHAQKTDGYQISQSLLLDEDSQFLAKPELEIYADDVACSHGSTSGAVDEDALFYLRSRGVPQAMATDMLTLSFLAEAVNEIDDAQLRECVVEWLEGWLARRRT